The following proteins are encoded in a genomic region of Fundidesulfovibrio soli:
- a CDS encoding LolA family protein, with the protein MIARITVLLALLLLAATGAQAADIAALTAKIQKQYQSMNSFSADFSQRLQNATSKETEVRTGKLVFAQPALIRWETVVPEKELLVVGKDAVWNAFPEEKSAYRYSVEEVLGSKTMLRFLSGKARLSEDFHIQQEPDATAGQVKLRLVPREAEPGLVLAYAWVDERTNMLTRISIEDFYGNINDLTLSNVTLNAKTSPEQFQYTPPAGYSIFDNEALQGKKPQ; encoded by the coding sequence ATGATCGCTCGCATCACGGTCCTGCTGGCGCTGCTGCTTCTGGCGGCGACCGGCGCGCAGGCGGCGGACATCGCCGCGCTCACGGCCAAGATCCAGAAGCAGTACCAGTCCATGAACTCCTTCTCGGCGGACTTCAGCCAGCGGCTGCAGAACGCCACCAGCAAGGAGACGGAAGTCCGCACCGGCAAGCTGGTGTTCGCCCAGCCCGCACTCATCCGCTGGGAGACCGTGGTCCCCGAGAAGGAGCTTCTGGTGGTCGGCAAGGACGCCGTCTGGAACGCCTTCCCCGAGGAGAAGAGCGCCTACCGCTATTCCGTGGAGGAGGTGCTCGGATCCAAGACCATGCTGCGCTTCCTGTCCGGCAAGGCGCGCCTCAGCGAGGATTTCCACATCCAGCAGGAGCCCGATGCCACGGCGGGGCAGGTCAAGCTGCGCCTGGTGCCCCGCGAGGCGGAGCCCGGGCTGGTGCTGGCCTACGCCTGGGTGGACGAGCGCACCAACATGCTCACGCGCATCTCCATCGAGGATTTCTACGGCAACATCAACGACCTGACGCTCTCAAACGTCACGCTCAACGCCAAGACCTCGCCCGAGCAGTTCCAGTACACCCCCCCGGCGGGGTATTCCATCTTCGACAACGAGGCCCTGCAGGGCAAGAAGCCCCAATAG